One part of the Phoenix dactylifera cultivar Barhee BC4 chromosome 4, palm_55x_up_171113_PBpolish2nd_filt_p, whole genome shotgun sequence genome encodes these proteins:
- the LOC103722090 gene encoding uncharacterized protein LOC103722090, whose amino-acid sequence MAEVSVSGNNKRCREEELAESPEAKRLHADFLRDILDDDEDDANSGDRDQATQDLASVMKSLEEEISLPPPPPPGTAESASDVGETPRLAELGYLLEASDDELGLPPVAASVSSSPEPVATGAADEEEAAEGAGFGQIWSFDDEISGCYDVLGFGIRPADEDGVVFDDGLFDYADVLFSGPSDSSWKAESVPAI is encoded by the coding sequence ATGGCGGAAGTTTCTGTTTCCGGCAACAACAAGAGGTGCCGAGAGGAGGAGTTGGCGGAGTCGCCGGAGGCGAAGCGCTTACACGCTGACTTCCTTCGCGATATCCTCGACGACGATGAGGATGATGCCAACTCCGGCGACCGGGACCAGGCCACCCAGGACCTGGCCTCCGTAATGAAGAGCCTCGAGGAGGAAAtttccctccctcctcctcctcctccggggACGGCGGAATCGGCGTCGGATGTTGGCGAAACGCCGCGCCTGGCCGAACTTGGGTATCTTCTGGAGGCGTCGGacgacgagctcggccttccgCCTGTGGCCGCGTCGGTGTCGTCGTCGCCGGAGCCGGTGGCCACTGGGGCAGCCGATGAGGAGGAGGCAGCGGAGGGCGCCGGGTTCGGGCAGATCTGGAGTTTCGATGACGAGATTTCGGGGTGTTACGATGTGCTTGGATTCGGAATCCGGCCGGCGGATGAGGACGGCGTGGTTTTCGACGACGGGTTGTTCGATTATGCCGACGTGTTGTTCTCTGGGCCGTCCGATTCCTCTTGGAAAGCGGAATCTGTGCCGGCCATCTGA